A single Lactuca sativa cultivar Salinas chromosome 8, Lsat_Salinas_v11, whole genome shotgun sequence DNA region contains:
- the LOC111911859 gene encoding disease resistance protein Roq1, whose amino-acid sequence MWTKGLTEIADLKGKDTSGRKEMVVIEEVVKENSTTLELHLQRRMRIPHLIGMDNSIYIISSWLKRGSSEAAEILTIWGMPGIGKTTLTEYMFTLHHHEFERSSFVEGIGTRCAQQTLLDLQKQLLGDILKKRKIEENNSDLCTSRVEKALSRKKTFFVLDDVDNFEQLDVLIGTKGFYPGSKIIVTTKDGSLTEKCSLFRMKFPPKHTKLALHGLSDTASMRLLCWHAFGNIDPQKGYEKKAQ is encoded by the exons ATGTGGACGAAAGGACTTACAGAGATTGCTGATTTGAAAGGAAAAGATACAAGCGGAAG AAAAGAGATGGTGGTCATTGAAGAAGTCGTGAAAGAAAATAGTACTACACTGGAACTACACTTGCAAAGGAGAATGAGAATCCCACACCTAATTGGGATGGACAATTCTATTTATATCATCAGTTCCTGGTTAAAACGAGGATCTTCTGAAGCTGCTGAAATTCTCACAATTTGGGGAATGCCCGGGATCGGAAAAACAACATTGACAGAATATATGTTTACGTTGCACCACCATGAATTTGAAAGAAGTAGCTTTGTTGAAGGAATTGGAACAAGATGTGCACAACAGACATTACTAGATTTGCAAAAACAGCTTCTTGGAGACATTctcaagaaaagaaagattgaagaaaatAATTCAGATCTGTGCACATCTAGGGTTGAAAAAGCATTATCTAGGAAAAAGACATTTTTCGTTCTTGATGATGTTGATAACTTTGAGCAACTGGATGTGTTGATTGGAACAAAAGGTTTTTATCCAGGAAGCAAGATTATAGTAACGACCAAAGATGGGTCCCTAACAGAGAAGTGTTCATTGTTTCGTATGAAATTTCCTCCAAAACATACAAAGCTTGCACTTCATGGCTTAAGTGACACTGCATCTATGAGACTTTTATGTTGGCATGCGTTTGGAAACATTGATCCCCAGAAAGGTTATGAGAAAAAAGCACAATGA